One Calliopsis andreniformis isolate RMS-2024a chromosome 9, iyCalAndr_principal, whole genome shotgun sequence genomic window carries:
- the LOC143184091 gene encoding uncharacterized protein C15orf61, whose product MMIRILFTRPNSMWTRSYSGKVKPLASKVLTSYLLQTNEPPWTSYFVKYADVIDDQRGRSCFNWPVGSSNYHILRTGCFPYIKYHCSKKPRRNLNREDQIYWMIKLMNLGLPLLIYGLTAIFLISHQEVVKTPSGDVTIYFLLSENKSSPY is encoded by the exons ATGATGATAAGGATACTGTTCACTCGTCCGAATAGTATGTGGACGAGGAGTTATTCCGGGAAAGTTAAACCGTTGGCATCCAAG GTCTTAACGAGCTACCTGCTACAAACGAACGAACCACCGTGGACGTCGTACTTCGTGAAGTATGCCGATGTTATTGACGATCAAAGGGGTAGATCGTGCTTCAATTGGCCAGTAGGCAGCAGTAATTACCACATACTTAGAACTGGCTGCTTTCCATACATTAAGTATCACTGCAGCAAGAAGCCGCGAAGGAACTTGAACAGGGAGGACCAAATTTACTGGATGATTAAGCTCATGAACCTTG GTTTACCTCTGCTGATATATGGACTGACAGCAATTTTTCTGATCTCACACCAGGAAGTCGTGAAGACGCCCAGTGGGGATGTGACTATCTACTTCTTGTTGTCCGAAAACAAGAGTTCTCCTTACTAA